Genomic window (Marinobacter panjinensis):
GATGAAATCAACGGTGTGGAAATCGTGCGCCGGGTGCTGACCAACTCCGCCTTGCGTCATCTGCGGGGTACTCTGGTTGCTGTGCCGATCGTTAACATCTTCGGATTTGTCCAGCGTACCCGTTACCTGCCGGACCGCCGTGACCTCAACCGCTGTTTCCCGGGCAGTGAGTCCGGCTCCCTGGGTGGGCGCATCGCTTATCTGCTGCGTACCCAGATCATGGAGAAGGTGTCTCATATTATTGACCTGCACACGGGGGCCATACACCGGTTCAACCTGCCGCAGATTCGCGCCGAGCTGAAGAACCCGGAAACCATCCGCATGGCGGAAGCGTTCGGGGCACCGATCATCATCAATGCCAGCTTGCGGGAAGGTAGCCTGAGGGCCTACGCTGATTCCCAGGATATTCCGGTGGTGACCTTCGAGGGCGGTGAAGCCCTGCGGTTTGACGATGTCGTAATCTCCAGTGGCGTGAAAGGTGTGATCCGGGTAATGCGGGAGCTGGAAATGATTCCCGCCAAGAAGGGCCCCAAAGCGCCGAGAAAACGCTCGGAAACCGCCGCCAACTCGCAGTGGGTACGTACCGACACAGACGGCATCATGCGTCCGGTGGCAAGCCTGGGGCAGAAAGTGCGCAAGGGCCAGAAACTGGCCATGGTGGCGGATCCGTTTGGCGAGTCCGAGACGGCGGTGCTCTCACCCTGTTCCGGCATTGTGATCTGTGTGAACAACCTGCCGCTGGTTAACGAGGGTGAAGCGATTTATCACATTGCCCGGTTCGATGAGCTCAACGAGGCGGAAAAGGCCATGGATTATTTCCGCAGCAGCTACGAAGGGGACATGGGCGACGATATGATTCCCGTTCACCCCTGGGATGACCGGCAGAGATAACGACGAGGTGGGCTATGATCTGGGATCAGACTTTTATTGAACTGGCGCCCCTGCCCAGGGGCTTTCATCTGGTCACCAATGAAATCCTGGCCCAGGCGCCTGCGTTGCAGAATTGCCAGGTAGGGTTGCTGCACCTGTTCATCCAGCATACCTCTGCCTCCCTGGCCATCAATGAAAACGCCGATCCGGACGTGCGAGGTGACCTGGAGCGGCATTTCAATGTGATGGTGCCGCAGAACGCACCTCATTATGAGCACATCACCGAGGGCCCTGACGATATGCCCGCCCACATCAAAAGTGTTCTGGTAGGACCGTCGCTCACTATTCCGGTGAACGATGGCCATCTGGCCCTGGGTACATGGCAGGGCATTTACCTGTGCGAGCACCGGGACAGTGCCGGCGGCCGGAAAATTGTCGCCACATTGCAGGGGCGCTGGTAGAGGGCCGGTGGTAGCGGCAGTTATTGGGCTGTTGTTTCAACCGGCTCGTACCCGAAACTGTTTCTGCCGCTCTCCTTGACCTTGTAAAGCGCCTTGTCGGCCGCACTGACAAGGTCCTCCATGGTAAGGTCGCTGTGGGGTACCACCGTTGAAACTCCGATGCTGATGGTCAGGTATGGCTCAACCGGGTTGCTATCGTGTTCAATTCCGGCCGCGATGATCCGCTCCCGTATCGAGGCAGCAATCTCCGTGGCGGCATCGACATCGGTTCCCGGAAGCACCAGCAGGAATTCCTCGCCGCCATAGCGGGCTGCCATGTCGGATTTCCGCTGCACAGCGCTCTCCAGAATAGCCGCAACCTGCTTCAGGGCGTCGTCTCCCGCCTGGTGCCCATACCGGTCGTTGTAGCGTTTGAAATGGTCAATGTCGACAAGCATGACGGTGAGAGGGTCGCCGGTCCGGCTCAGTATCTCCCACGCCTGCTTCAGTTTCTTTTCTAGGGCCAGCCGGTTTGAGAGCCCGGTGAGCGGGTCGTGCTCGGACACCCGTTTCAGTTCCGCATTGGCGCTCTGCAGTTCGCTCTGGATTTCAAGCACCTTTTGATGCTTCGACGTCAACTCGGCATTCAGCCGCAGCAGTTCTGTGTTGTTTGACTCGATCATCCCCAGCATGGAATTGAACTCCCGGGACAGGGCGCCTATTTCATCGTTATTTTTGATGCTGGCACGAAGGGAGTAGTCCATGGCATTGGAGATACTGGAGATATCAGCCTTCAGGCCCATAATCGGCTTCACGACCATCCATCGGAACAATGCCAACAGTGCCACTGCGAGAAGGGCGCACAGGAACACGAGCAGTGCCACACCATAGAAGGTGATTTCTTTACCCAGCTCAGTGATTTCGCGCGGCAGAATCGCGGTTGCCCGCAAGCCAGGAGTGCCCTCGATGCTGTAAATCTTTGAGGCGGAGAGTGTACTCCGGTCAATGATTTCAAGTGTGTAGGTATCCGCGCTGGCCGGAACCCCGGTATCCGGGACCGGGTCGATACTGAACTCCAGGACAATCTGCTCTGAAAGCTTGCTGATCAGCTCTTCATCCAGAAACTGGCCAAACACTACATACCCCTGGTGTGGGCCTGAGCCATCGCTTTTCACGATCGGGCGCATGGCGAAGAGAACCGGAATGCCATCCACCTCGACAATGCCGCTGG
Coding sequences:
- a CDS encoding succinylglutamate desuccinylase/aspartoacylase family protein, with the translated sequence MAARAPFVMAGNEIKAGTRQTVEIPVAKLYTHTPLHVPVEVVHGRRSGPVLMVCGAIHGDEINGVEIVRRVLTNSALRHLRGTLVAVPIVNIFGFVQRTRYLPDRRDLNRCFPGSESGSLGGRIAYLLRTQIMEKVSHIIDLHTGAIHRFNLPQIRAELKNPETIRMAEAFGAPIIINASLREGSLRAYADSQDIPVVTFEGGEALRFDDVVISSGVKGVIRVMRELEMIPAKKGPKAPRKRSETAANSQWVRTDTDGIMRPVASLGQKVRKGQKLAMVADPFGESETAVLSPCSGIVICVNNLPLVNEGEAIYHIARFDELNEAEKAMDYFRSSYEGDMGDDMIPVHPWDDRQR
- a CDS encoding sensor domain-containing diguanylate cyclase, yielding MSISAKTTALILLMGLLLSVSAFFIQRNVIYPAFHDIEVDYARNNIDRVVRRLEAQRETIDFTVYDWSAWNDTYSFIQSGDPEYIESNLYPDTFLNFGFDVALFLDLDGQPVWGRVFDFPPEGGYVDLSESYLEAAVAAIAGFRQRIDTEAYIDDQSTSGIVEVDGIPVLFAMRPIVKSDGSGPHQGYVVFGQFLDEELISKLSEQIVLEFSIDPVPDTGVPASADTYTLEIIDRSTLSASKIYSIEGTPGLRATAILPREITELGKEITFYGVALLVFLCALLAVALLALFRWMVVKPIMGLKADISSISNAMDYSLRASIKNNDEIGALSREFNSMLGMIESNNTELLRLNAELTSKHQKVLEIQSELQSANAELKRVSEHDPLTGLSNRLALEKKLKQAWEILSRTGDPLTVMLVDIDHFKRYNDRYGHQAGDDALKQVAAILESAVQRKSDMAARYGGEEFLLVLPGTDVDAATEIAASIRERIIAAGIEHDSNPVEPYLTISIGVSTVVPHSDLTMEDLVSAADKALYKVKESGRNSFGYEPVETTAQ
- a CDS encoding secondary thiamine-phosphate synthase enzyme YjbQ gives rise to the protein MIWDQTFIELAPLPRGFHLVTNEILAQAPALQNCQVGLLHLFIQHTSASLAINENADPDVRGDLERHFNVMVPQNAPHYEHITEGPDDMPAHIKSVLVGPSLTIPVNDGHLALGTWQGIYLCEHRDSAGGRKIVATLQGRW